In Amycolatopsis sp. FBCC-B4732, the genomic stretch ATCAGCATGCCGACGCCGGTGATGAGCAGCACGAACGTCAGCGACAGCGCGTCGATCCGGAGCCCGAAGTCGATCTGCAGCGCGCCGGCCGGGATCCACGAATACAGCTTGGTGTCCGTCGTGGTGCCCGTGTTCGCGGTGAAGAACAGGATCAGGCCCCAGACGAAGGCCAGCGTGACGGTGGCGGTGCCGAGCAGATGCCCCCAGGCCTTCGCCCGCTTGCCCGCCAGCAGGAGGATCAGGGCGCCGAGGCCAGGCAAGGCCACCAGCAGCGACGATGATGCGGTCACTCGGGGGTCTCCTAGTACTTCAGCAGGTTGGTGTCGTCGACCGAAGCCGAGCGCCGGGTGCGGAAGATGGCCATGATGATCGCCAGGCCGACCACGACCTCGGCGGCCGCGACGACCATCACGAAGAACGCCATGATCTGGCCGTCGAGCCCGCCGTTGATCCGGGCGAACGTGACCAGCGACAGGTTCACGGCGTTGAGCATCAGCTCGATGCACATGAACACGACGATCGCGTTGCGCCGCACCAGCACGCCGACCGCGCCGAGCGCGAACAGCAGCGCCGACAGCAGCAGGTAGTACGTCGGGGTCATGCCTTCTCCCCTTCGGATTCCGAGCTGTCCGAGCCGACCAGCGCGTGCGCGTCCGGGTGCTCGACGTCGTCGGCGACGAGCTTGCGTTCCTTCGCCAGCTCGATCGCCGAGGTGGACTCGATGATCGCCGAGAGCGACTCCGGGGCGATCGAGCCGTCCGGCAGCAGCGCCGGCGTCGCCACCGAGTTGGCGGTGGCGAAGACGCCCGGGCCGGGCAGCGGCGAGGGCCGGTCGTGCTCACCGCGGAAGCGGGCGACGACCAGTTCCTTCTGCGTGCGCTTCCCGCCCTTGGCGTGCCGGTCGGTGAACGCCAGCACCATCGCGCCGATCGCGGCGGTGATGAGCAGCGCCGACGTCAGCTCGAACGGGAACAGGTAGTCGGTGAAGATCAGCTTGCCGAGGCCCTTGGGACCGCCGCCGGCCGCCGTCGTCGAGTCGAGCGGCGTCGCCGGGGTGACGTTCTCCATCGCCCGGTAGATGCCGGTGGCCAGCAGCGCGGCCATCCCGACGCCGAGCACGGTCGCCGCCAGCCGCTGGCCGCGGAGGACTTCGACGACCGAGTCGGAGCTCTCGCGGCCGACCAGCATCAGCACGAACAGGAACAGCATCATGATCGCGCCGGTGTAGACGATGATCTGCGTGAAGCCCAGGAACGGCGCCGACTGGATCATGTACAGCGCGCCCAGGCTCAGCATCGTCAGGACCAGCCACAGCGCCGAGTGCACGGCGTTGCGGGAGAAGATCATGCCGAGCGCGCCGAGCAGGCACAGCGGGCCGAGGATCCAGAACGCGACGGCCTCGCCGGTGGTGACGCCGGCCGCGGCACCCGTCGGGGCCTGGGCCAGGAGGGCGGTGATCACTGGACGCCCTCCCCGCGCGCGAGTTCGGGCCCGTTCACGTAGTAGTCCTGCTCGTTCTCACCGAGCCGCATCGGGTGCGGCGGCTGCTCCATGCCGGGCAGGAGCGGCGCGAGGAGGTCTTCCTTCGTGTAGATCAGCCGCTGGCGGTCGTCGTCGGCCAGCTCGTAGAAGTTGATCATCGTCAGCGACCGCGTCGGGCACGCCTCGATGCAGAGGCCGCAGCCGATGCAGCGCAGGTAGTTGATCTGGTAGTCCGCGCCGTACCGCTCACCCGGCGAGAACCGGGCTTCCTCGGTGTTGTCACCGCCCTCGACGAAGATCGCGTCCGCCGGGCACGCCCAGGCGCACAGCTCGCAGCCGACGCACTTTTCGAGGCCGTCCGGGTGGCGGTTCAGCTGGTGGCGTCCGTGGTACCGCGGGGCGGCGGGGGCGCCGGCCTCGGGGTACTCCTCGGTGGCGACCTTCTTGAACATCATCCCGAAGGTGACGCCGAAGCCCTTGACGGGATCAAGAAACCCCATCTTGCGCTCCTTCCTTTGCGGTACCGACGGCCGCCGGCTTGCGGCGGGCCGCCTTCGCCTCGGCCTTGGCCAGGGCCTTCTGACGCGGGGTGGTCTGCGGGACCTTGAGGTCCAGCGGCGGGACCGGGAAACCGCCGCCGGTCACCGGAACGGTCTCGCTCTCCTCTTCGCGGCCCGACGCGCGGACGTAGAAGAACAGGGCGACGACGATGAAGATGGCGACCGCGGCGATGATGATGGACGCGGTGTTCCAGGCGATGACCTTCGCGAAGGTCACCATGATGATCCACACCAGGTTCAGCGGGACCAGGACCTTCCAGCCCAGGCGCATGAACTGGTCGTAGCGCAGGCGGGGCAGCGTGCCGCGCAGCCAGATGAACCCGAACAGCAGGACGAACATCTTCGCGAAGAACCACAGCACCGGCCACCAGCCGGTGTTGAGCACGTTGTTCCCGATCAGCGACAGCGGCCACGGGGCCATCCAGCCGCCGAGGAACAGCGTCGTCGCGAACGCCGAGACGATCACCATGTTGACGTACTCGGCGAGGAAGAACATCGCGAACTTCATCGAGCTGTACTCGGTGTGGAAGCCGCCGACCAGCTCCGACTCGGCCTCGGGGAGGTCGAACGGGGCGCGGTTGGTCTCGCCGACCATCGAGATCAGGTAGATCACGAAGCTCGGGACCAGGTACAGGAACCACGCCGGCTGCTGCTTGCCGACGATGTCGGCCAGGTCGAGCGAGCCGGCCTGCAGGATCACCGCGACGATCGAGAGACCCATCGCGATCTCGTACGAGATCACCTGCGCCGCGCTGCGCATGCCGCCGAGCAGCGGGTACGGCGAGCCGGACGCCCAGCCGGCGAGCACGATGCCGTAGACGCCGATCGAGGAGCAGGCCAGGATCACCAGCGCGCTGACCGGCAGGTCGAGCAGCTGGAGCACGGTCCGCTCGCCGAAGATCGACACGACCGGGCCGAACGGGATGGCCGACAGCGCGATCAGCGACGGCACCACGCACAGGACCGGCGCGAGGAAGTACACCTTGCGGTCGGCCGTGTCCGGGATGATCTGTTCCTTGAACGGCAGCTTGATCGCGTCCGCCAGGGACTGCAGGTAGCCGCCCGGGCCGACCCGGTTGGGGCCGGGCCGGTTCTGCATCCGGCCGACGGCCTTGCGCTCCCAGACGATCAGGAAGATCGTGAAGATCGGCCCGATCAGCAGGATGACCACGCACTTCAGCAGGATCAGCCACAACGGGTCGTCCGCCAGCAGCGCCGCCCGCGTGGCCGCGTCCGGGACACTGCCCACGGCCGCTTCGGTCAGCAACGGTGTCACTGTTCACCCCCAGCAAGGTTCACCAGGGCACCGTGGCCGGCACCGAGGGTCTTGAACACGGCGGAGCCGTCGGAGTTGCCCGGCAGCCACACGACACCGTCGGGCAGGTCCGCGATCTCCACCGGCAGCGTGATCGCACCGCGCTCGGTGCTCACCTTCACGGTGACGCCCAGACCTTCGGCCGTCTTCGCGGACAACCGCGCGACCGGCGTGCGCTGAGTGCCCTTCAGGTGCGGCTCGCCGTCCTGCAGCGAACCGTTGTCGATCAGCTGGCGCCAGGTCGACAGGACCGCCTGGCCCGCGCCCGGCGTCACCGGGGCCGGCACCTCGACGGCGACGTGGCTCCAGTTCAGCGCCGAAGCCTTGCCCAGCTTCTCGAAGTCGCCGCGGGCGGCGGCCGGCGTCTGCGTGAACAGGTCGGCGTCCATCTCGACGGCGAGGGTATCGAGCACCCGGCAGTCCGGCAGGGCGCCGGTGCCTTCGAGGGTGACGTCGAACGGGCGGGTGCGGCCCTCCCAGTTGAGGTAGCTGCCGGCCTTCTCGTCCGACGCCGCCACCGGGAGCACGACGTCCGCGCGCTCGGTCACCGCGCTGTGGCGCAGTTCGAGGCTGACGACGAAGCCGGCGGTGTCCAGCGCGCGCAGCGCCAGCTCCGGGTCCGGCAGGTCGTACGGGTCGACGCCGCCGACGACCAGGCCGCCGAGCTCGCGGCCCGAAGCGGCCTCGAGGATGCCGGTGGTGTCGCGGCCCGGCGTGGCCGGGACCGGGACGCCCCAAGCGTTTTCGACGGCGACGCGGGCGGCGTCGTCGGTGACGCGGCGGCCGCCCGGCAGCAGCGTCGGGACGCAGCCGGCCTGCAGCGCGCCGCGGTCGCCGGCCCGGCGCGGGATCCACGCGAGCCGGACGCCGGTGCGCTCCACCAGGTCCTGCAGCGCCGAGAACAGGCCGGGCACCTGGGCGGCGCGCTCGCCGACCAGGACGACCGAGCCGTCGCCGCGCAGGGCCTCGTCGAGGTCCGGCGCGTGCTTGGCGATGCCGTCGATGGCCGCGGCCTCCTGGCCGGGGACGCAGGCGAGCAGCTCACCGAACGTCTTGCGCACCGACGAGGTCGTCCACTGTCCCAGGTGGACGACGCGGGTGCGGTTCTTGCGGGCCGCCTTGCGCAGCCGCAGGAACACGATCGGCGCTTCGTCCTCAGGCTCGAAGGCGACGCACAGGACCGTGCGGGCCCGCTCGATCTCGCCGAAGGTGACGCCGGACTCCGCCGTCACGCCCACGACCCGCGAGGTGAGGAACGCGAGCTCCTCGGCCGAGTGCGGGCGGGCGCGGAAGTCGACGTCGTTGGTGTGCAGGGCGACCCGGGCGAACTTCGAGTACGCGTAAGCGTCCTCGACGGTCAGCCGGCCACCGGGCAGGACGCCGACGCCGCCGTTCGAGCGGGCTTCGGTGAGGCCGGCGGCCGCGATGCGCAGCGCGTCGGTCCAGGACGCCTCTTCCAGCTCACCGCTGGCGGCGTTGCGGACCAGTGGACGGCGGATGCGGTCGTCGGCGCCGGTGTAGCGGAAAGCGAAGCGGCCCTTGTCGCAGATCCACTCTTCGTTGACCTCGGGGTCGTCGCCGGCCAGCTTGCGCTGAACCTTGCCGCGCCGGAAGTCGGTGCGCTCGGCGCAGCCCGACGAGCAGTGCTCGCAGACGCTCGGCGAGGACACCAGGTCGAACGGGCGGGAGCGGAATCGGTAGGCCGCGCTCGTCAGGGCCCCGACCGGGCAGATCTGGATGACGTTGCCGGAGAAGTAGGACTGGAACGGCTGGCCGGACGTCGTCCGCGACGCCAGGTCGAGCACGTCCGCCGTCTCCGCGGTGCCGATCTGCTGGTGGGCGCCGCGCTCGAGGAGCTCGATGAACGGGTCGCCGGCGATCTCGCGGGAGAACCGGGTGCAGCGCTGGCAGAGCACGCAGCGTTCGCGGTCCAGCAGCACCTGCGTCGAGATCGGCAGGGGCTTCGGGAACGTCCGCTTGGTGTCCACGAACCGGGACTCCGTGCGGCCGTGGGCCAGCGCCTGGTTCTGCAGCGGGCACTCGCCGCCCTTGTCGCAGATCGGGCAGTCCAGCGGGTGGTTGATGAGCAGCAGCTCCATCACACCCTGCTGGGCCTTGTCCGCGACCGGCGACGTCAGCTGCGTCTTGACGACCATGCCGTCGGCGACGGTCATCGTGCATGACGCCTGCGGCTTCGGCATCGGCCGGCCGCCCATCTCGACCTCGACCAGGCACTGGCGGCAGGCGCCCGCCGGGTCGAGGAGCGGGTGGTCGCAGAACCTCGGGATGACCGTGCCGAGGCGTTCGGCCGTGCGGATGAGGAGCTCGCCCTTCGGGGCGATGACCTCTTCGCCGTCGATGACCAGCTTGACGTGGCCTTCGGGGACCGGCGTCTCTTCGGTCTGAGGCTTGTCGGGGGCGATCGTCATGATGCCTGCGCTCCCACCAGTTCGCGCTTGGTGCTCTCACACAGAGCGAGGAATTCGTCGCGGAAGTACTTGATGCCGCTCTGGATCGGCGACACCGCGCCGTCGCCGAGGGCGCAGAACGACCGGCCGAGGATGTTGTCGCAGACGTCGAGGAGGGTGTCGATGTCCTCTTCGGTCCCGTGGCCCTCGACCATCCGCTCGAGGATCTGCGCCAGCCAGTACGTGCCTTCGCGGCACGGCGTGCACTTGCCGCAGGACTCGTGCTCGTAGAACTGCGTCCACTTCATCACGGCCCAGGGCACCGACACCGTCTCGTTGAAGACCTGCACGGCGGTCGTGCCCAGCATCGACCCGGCTTCCGCCGCGCCTTCGAAGTCCAGCGGAACGTCGAGGTGCTCCGCGGTGAACATCGGGGTGGACGAGCCGCCCGGGGTCCAGAACTTGAGCGGGATGCCGTCCTTCATGCCGCCCGCCATGTCGAGCAGCTCGCGCAGCGTGGTGCCGAGCGGGCACTCGTACTGGCCGGGCTTCTCGACGTGGCCGGAGATCGAGTAGATCTTCGGGCCGGGCGACTTCTCGCGGCCCATCTCGCGGAACCAGCTCGACCCGCCGTTGACGATGAACGGCGCGCTCGCGATGGTCTCGACGTTGTTTACCGTGGTCGGCGCGGCGTAGAGACCCGCGGCGGCCGGGAACGGCGGCTTGAGCCGCGGCTGGCCGCGACGGCCTTCCAGCGAGTCGAGCAGCGCCGTCTCTTCACCGCAGATGTACGCGCCCGCGCCGGCGTGGACGGTGATCTTGAGGTCGAAGCCCGAGCCGAGGATGTTCTCGCCCAGGTAGCCCGCCGCTTCGGCTTCGCGCACGGCCGCGTTGAGGCGGCGGATGCAGTGCAGCGCCTCGCCGCGGACGTAGATGAAGCAGTGGTTGGACCGCATCGCGTACGAGGCGATGATGCAGCCCTCGATCAGCGAGTGCGGGTCCGCCATCATCAGCGGGATGTCCTTGCAGGTACCCGGCTCGCCCTCGTCGGCGTTGATCACCAGGTAGTGCGGCTTGTCGAAGTTCGGCGGCATGAAGGACCACTTGATGCCGGCCGGGAAGCCCGCGCCGCCGCGGCCGCGCAGGCCGGAGTCCTTGACCACCTGGACGAGCTGCTCGGGCGTGCCGGCCAGTGCCTTGCGGACGGCGGTGTAGCCCTCGAGTGCCTCGTACGTCCCGATCTGCCAGGAGTTCGGGGACAGCCAGCGCTTCGTGAGGACCGGCGTAATGGGATCGGCCATTACTTCTTCTCCACTTCTGGGAGTGGGACATCGGAAGCCACCGGGGCGACCCAGCCGCGGTCCTGCGCGAGCTTCGCGCCCCGCAGCGTCTCGACGGCCTGCGAGGGACCGTCGACGTCCGCGCGGTACTGGCGCTCGTCCTCCGGGAAGAACCCGGCGAGCTGCAGTTCGGCACCCTTGAAGCTGGACAGCGGCGCACCGCGCGTCGGCGCCGGCTTCTTGCCCGCCCGCAGCGCGTCGACCAGTGCGACGGCCTTGTCCTCGGTCTGGTTGTCGAAGTACTCGTAGTTGACCTGGATGACCGGCGCGAGGTCGCAGGCCGCGAGGCACTCGGCGTGCTCGAGGGTGATCGAGCCCAGCTCGTTCGGCGTGCCCGCGGTCTCGTTGTGCCCCAGCGGTTCTTCCTCGGACCCGAGGTGCGCCTGGAGCTTCTTGTAGATCGCGTCGCCGCCCATGGCCGCGCACAGCGTGTTGGTGCAGACGCTCACGAGGTGCTCGCCGCAGGGCTTGCGCTTGTACATCGTGTAGAACGTCGCGACCGCGCTGACCTCGGCGTCGGACAGGTCGAGCTGCTTCGCGCAGAACGCGATGCCCTCCTGGCTGACGTAGCCCTGCACGGACTGCACGAGGTGCAGCATCGGCAGCAGCGCCGAGCGGGACACCGGGTAGCGGGAGATGATCTCCTGCGCCTGGGCCGTGGTGCCGGCGTCGAAGACGTCTTCGAGCGGCGTGTCTTCGATGATCCCGGCGGCCGCCGCGGGGTCCGGCGCGATGGCGACCACGTCGACGTCCGGCCCGGCCGCGGCGTGCGTCGTCACGGCGTCCTTCGAGCCGGGTTCGGGAACTGCTGTGCTCATCGGTCCACTCCCCCCATGACGGGGTCGATCGAGGCGATCGCGGCGATCACGTCCGCGACGAGGCCGCCTTCGGCCATTGCGGGCATCGACTGCAGGTTCACGAAGCTCGGTTCGCGCACGTGGACCCGCAGCGGCCGGGTGCCGCCGTCGGAGACCAGGTGCGCGCTCAGCTCGCCGCGCGGCGACTCCACCGAGGTGTAGACCTGCCCGGCCGGCACCTTGAAGCCTTCGGTCACCAGCTTGAAGTGGTGGATCAGGGACTCCATCGACTGGCCCATGATCTTCTTGACGTGCTCGAGCGAGTTGCCCATGCCGTCGCTGCCGATGGACAGCTGCGCGGGCCAGGCGACCTTCTTGTCCTCGACCATGACCGGGCCCGGCTCGAGCTTCTCCAGGCACTGCTCGATGATCTTGAGGCTCTCGTGCATCTCGTGCACCCGGATCAGGTAGCGCGACCAGCAGTCGGCACCGTTGTCCACGGGCACGTCGAAGTCGAACTCGTCGTAGCAGGAGTACGGCTCGGTCTTGCGCAGGTCCCACGGGAGGCCGGCGGACCGCAGCACCGGGCCGGTGACACCGAGCGCGAGGCACGCGTCGACCGGCAGGTAGCCCACGCCCTTGAGCCGGTTCCGCCAGATCGGCTGACCGGTGAACAGCTTGTCGTACAGCGGAAGGCGCTTCTTCATCGTCTTGACGAATTCGGTGACCTTCTCGACGTAGTCCGCCGGCATGTCCTGCGCGAGGCCGCCGGGGCGGATGAACGCGTGGTTCATCCGCAGGCCGGTCAGGTGCTCCAGCAGGTGCAGCACCTCTTCGCGCTCGCGGAAGCCGAGCGTCATCGCGGTGGTGGCGCCGAGTTCCATGCCGCCGGTCGCGATGTAGACGAGGTGCGAGCCGATCCGGTTGATCTCCAGCAGCATCACGCGAAGCAGCTGCGCGCGGCGCGGGGCCTCGATCTGCAGCAGCTTCTCGACGCCGAGGCAGTACGCCATCTCCGTCGAAAGCGGGGCCAGGTAGTCCATGCGCGTCACGAAGGTGACGCCCTGGGTCCAGGTCCGGTACTCGCAGTTCTTCTCGATGCCGGTGTGGAGGTAGCCGATGACCGACCGCAGCTGCGTGACGGTCTCGCCCTCCATCTCCAGCACGAGCCGGAGCACGCCGTGCGTCGACGGGTGCTGCGGGCCCATGTTGATGACCATGCGCTCGTCGTGCGCCGCGTCGGCGATGACGTCGTCCCAGTCGCCGCCGGAGACCGAGTAGACGCGGCCCTCGGTGGTGTCCCGCGAGTCGGCTTCGGGAACTTCGGTGGTGTCTTCGTTGATGGTCACGAGTACGACCTCCGCTGGTCCGGCGGCGGGATCTCCGCGCCCTTGTATTCGACCGGGATCCCGCCGAGCGGGTAGTCCTTGCGCTGGGGGTGGCCGTCCCAGTCGTCCGGCATCAGGATCCGGGTCAGCGCCGGGTGGCCGTCGTAGACGATGCCGAACATGTCCCAGGCCTCCCGCTCCTGCCAGTCGGCGGTCGGGTAGAGCCCGACCAGCGACGGCACGTGCGCGTCGTCGACGTCGAGGGTCACCTCGAGCCGGATCCGGCGGCGGTAGGTCAGGGACGTGAAGTGGTACACCGAGTGCAGCCGCTGCGGGACGTCGACGCCGTAGTCCACGCCGGACACCGAGGACAGCAGCTCGAAGCGGAGACCGCCGTCGTCGCGCAGCACCTTCGCGATCGCGGGCAGCTGCTCGCGGGCGACGTAGAAGGTGATCTCGCCGCGGTCGACCGTCGTCTGCAGGATCGCTTCGGCGGGGATCTTGTTGTCCGACAGCGCCGCGTAGAACTCGTCGGCGAACTGGTCGAACCAGCCGCCGTACGGGCGTTCGGCGGGCGCCGGGTTGTAGGCCGGGAGCCGGACACCGCCGTAGCCGGAGGTGTCGCCGGTGCCGTGGACGCCGAACATGCCCTGGCGTTCGCGGCCGGTGACGACGGGTTCGGCGGGGCGGGTGCCCGTCGGCTCGAGGCCGCCTTCGGGCCGGTCGGCGCTGGACTGCTCGTCGCCGGGTTGCGGGTTCTCAGTCATCGCTCTACTTCTTCGCGTACTTGATCGACGACGCGACGAGCTCGGTGCGGGCCCCGCTGGCGGCGCGGATGGCGGCGCGGCGGGCGTTGATCGGCTCGTCCTGGATCTTGGCGTGCAGCTTGAGGATCGCGTCCAGCAGCATCTCCGGCCGCGGCGGGCAGCCGGGCAGGTACATGTCGACCGGCACGATGTGGTCGACGCCCTGGACCACGGCGTAGTTGTTGAACATGCCGCCGGAGGAGGCGCAGACGCCCATGGCGAGCACCCACTTGGGCTCGGCCATCTGGTCGTAGATCTGGCGCAGGACCGGCGCCATCTTCTGCGTGACCCGGCCGGCGACGATCATCAGGTCGGCCTGCCGCGGCGTCGCGCTGAAGCGCTCCATGCCGAAGCGGGCGATGTCGTAGCGGGAACCGCCGACCGTCATCATCTCGATCGCGCAGCAGGCGAGCCCGAAGGTGGCCGGCCACATCGAGTTCTTCCGCGACCAGTTGACGAGACCTTCGAGGCTGGCCAGCAGGATGCCGTTGGGGAGTTTCTCTTCGAGGCCCATGGGTCTAGTTCCAATCCAGGCCGCCGCGCCGCCACACGTAGGCGTACGCGAAGCCGACCGTCGCGATGAACAGCAGGATCTCCACCAGGCCGAACGTGCCCAGCGCGTCCGCCTGCACGGCGAACGGGTAGAGGAAGACCATCTCGATGTCGAACAGGATGAACAGCATCGCGGTGATGTAGTAGGCCACCGGCATCCGCCCGCCGCCGACGAGCGGCTGGGGCGAGGGCTCGATGCCGCACTCGTACGCGGAGAGCTTGGCCTTGTTGTAGCGGCTGGGGCCGACGAGCGGGCCCAGCAGGACCGACAGCACGGCGAAACCGAGCGCCAGGACGAACAGGATCACGATGGGCAGGTAGGGCTTCAGGCTCGGGGCCTCTTGCGCCAGCTGCACCGTGTCGGTTCGGGTCAGCAACGTCAGCACGGGGTCTTCGCCATCCTTTCCGCGCCGATGCGGTTGTGCTTGTGGTGGGGAACCGCTTGGCCTCGTCGGCACCCTAAGGGACCTGGGTCACACCGCCGAGGGTCAGGGTCTCCTTACGGCCCGTGGCTGGACCTCAAGGTGCTTGTGAAATAGTTCACAAGCCACTCGTCGTGGATGTGAAGGGATTCACAAAGCATGGGGGGAGTCTAGGACGCGACTCACACTCTTGTCCCTAGGCCCCCGTGTTATAAGGGTGCCCTAAGTTCCGGCGCCATCGTTGTCACGGCGCGATGACGACGGCCGCGCGACCTGCGTGAAGGTGTCGCAAGATCGTTCCGTGGTCGGACAAAACGGACATCGAGGTGTGAGCTATCCCACTGGCCGCACGGCCAACTTGCTACGCCACTCGTGTGTCCGCGCGCGCAAAGGCCGGCACTTTCACGTGAAAGTGCCGACCGGGGGGCCGCACTTTCACGTGAAAGTGCGGGGTTGGCCGGGGTCAGCGCGGGGAGGGAGCAGCCTTCGCGAGGGCCGAGATCAGGCGGTCGACGCCGTCGCCGCCCTTGGCGTCGTAGCAGCCGGACAAGCCCTTGTAGACCAGCGGCAGGAGCTTGTTGATGCGCAGCCCGTACTTGGTGCAGGCGTGCATGATCTTCGGCTTGCCGATGATCTTCGCGAACACGTTGCCCAGCTGGTAGTAGCCGCCCATCAGCTCCCGCACCGCGCGCGGGTACGCCTCCAGCGCCCGCTCCCGCGAAGGCCCTTCGCGCCGCGCAAGCGCTTGCACGACGACCTCCGCCGCGATCTGCGCGGACTCCATCGCCGCCGAGATGCCCTCGCCGTTGAACGGGCTGACCATGCCGCCCGCGTCGCCGAGCAGCAGCAGGCCGTCGCGGTAGTGCGGGGTGCGGTTGAAGCCCATCGGGAGGCCGGCCCCGCCGACCTTGCCGATCGCGTTCTCCTCGCGGTAGCCCCACTCCTCCGGCGTCCCGTCGAGCCACTGGCGCAGCAGCGCGCGGTAGTCGGTGTTCCGGAACGAGGCCGACGTCGAGAGCATGCCGAGGCCGACGTTGACCGTGCCGTCGCCGAGCGGGAACGCCCAGCCGTAGCCCGGCAGCAGCTTCGGGTCGCGCGGGTCGGACTTGTCCCACAGCTCGAGGTGGCCCTCGATGAACGGGTCGTCGTGGCGCGGGCTCTTGTAGTACTGGCGCACCGCGACGCCCATCGGGCGCTTCTCGTTCTTCTGGATGCCGACGCTCAGCGCGAGCCGCGCGGAGACGCCGTCGCAGGCCAGGACGAGCGGCGCGTAGTACTTCACCGGCGTCCGCTCCGGGCCGACCTTCGCCTCGACGCCGACCACGCGCCCGGTCGCGTTCGTGATCGCGCCGGTGACGGTGGTGCGCTCGTACAGCCGCGCGCCCGCCTTCACCGCGAGCTTCGCGAGAAGGTCGTCGAAGTCGTGGCGGGTGCGGGAAACGCCGTACGGCGGGTAGCTCGTCAGGTCCGGCCAGTCGAGTTCCAGCGTGAGGTCGCCGGTGAGGATCCGCAGGCCGCGGCTGTGCACCCAGCCCGCGTCCTCGCTGGTGTCGATGCCGAGGTCGATCAGCTGCTTGACGCCGCGCGGGGTCAGGCCGTCGCCGCAGACCTTCTCGCGCGGGAATTCGGTCTTCTCCAGCAGCAGGACGTCGACCCCCGACCGGGCGAGGTAGGTCGCGACGGTGGACCCGGCCGGTCCGGCGCCGACGACGATGACTTCGGCGTCCTGGTCAGGGCTACGACGGCTCATAGACGCGAGTTTAGGCAGGCTTTCGCGCGCGGTGGATCGCCACGACGCCGAATGTGAGGTTCAACCACTCGACGTCGGCCCAGCCGGCGCTCGCGATGATCTCGCCGAGCGTGCGCTGGTCCGGCCAGGCCAGCATCGATTCGGCCAGGTAGGAGTAGGCCTCCGGGTTCGACGACGTCCGCTTGCCGACCCAGGTGAGCAGCTTGAGCATGAACCGCCGGTGGATGAACCGGATCGGGGCGAACGGCGGGGTCGAGACCTCGCAGATCACCAGGCGGCCGCCCG encodes the following:
- the nuoK gene encoding NADH-quinone oxidoreductase subunit NuoK, which gives rise to MTPTYYLLLSALLFALGAVGVLVRRNAIVVFMCIELMLNAVNLSLVTFARINGGLDGQIMAFFVMVVAAAEVVVGLAIIMAIFRTRRSASVDDTNLLKY
- a CDS encoding NADH-quinone oxidoreductase subunit J, coding for MITALLAQAPTGAAAGVTTGEAVAFWILGPLCLLGALGMIFSRNAVHSALWLVLTMLSLGALYMIQSAPFLGFTQIIVYTGAIMMLFLFVLMLVGRESSDSVVEVLRGQRLAATVLGVGMAALLATGIYRAMENVTPATPLDSTTAAGGGPKGLGKLIFTDYLFPFELTSALLITAAIGAMVLAFTDRHAKGGKRTQKELVVARFRGEHDRPSPLPGPGVFATANSVATPALLPDGSIAPESLSAIIESTSAIELAKERKLVADDVEHPDAHALVGSDSSESEGEKA
- the nuoI gene encoding NADH-quinone oxidoreductase subunit NuoI; this translates as MGFLDPVKGFGVTFGMMFKKVATEEYPEAGAPAAPRYHGRHQLNRHPDGLEKCVGCELCAWACPADAIFVEGGDNTEEARFSPGERYGADYQINYLRCIGCGLCIEACPTRSLTMINFYELADDDRQRLIYTKEDLLAPLLPGMEQPPHPMRLGENEQDYYVNGPELARGEGVQ
- the nuoH gene encoding NADH-quinone oxidoreductase subunit NuoH gives rise to the protein MTPLLTEAAVGSVPDAATRAALLADDPLWLILLKCVVILLIGPIFTIFLIVWERKAVGRMQNRPGPNRVGPGGYLQSLADAIKLPFKEQIIPDTADRKVYFLAPVLCVVPSLIALSAIPFGPVVSIFGERTVLQLLDLPVSALVILACSSIGVYGIVLAGWASGSPYPLLGGMRSAAQVISYEIAMGLSIVAVILQAGSLDLADIVGKQQPAWFLYLVPSFVIYLISMVGETNRAPFDLPEAESELVGGFHTEYSSMKFAMFFLAEYVNMVIVSAFATTLFLGGWMAPWPLSLIGNNVLNTGWWPVLWFFAKMFVLLFGFIWLRGTLPRLRYDQFMRLGWKVLVPLNLVWIIMVTFAKVIAWNTASIIIAAVAIFIVVALFFYVRASGREEESETVPVTGGGFPVPPLDLKVPQTTPRQKALAKAEAKAARRKPAAVGTAKEGAQDGVS
- a CDS encoding NADH-quinone oxidoreductase subunit G yields the protein MTIAPDKPQTEETPVPEGHVKLVIDGEEVIAPKGELLIRTAERLGTVIPRFCDHPLLDPAGACRQCLVEVEMGGRPMPKPQASCTMTVADGMVVKTQLTSPVADKAQQGVMELLLINHPLDCPICDKGGECPLQNQALAHGRTESRFVDTKRTFPKPLPISTQVLLDRERCVLCQRCTRFSREIAGDPFIELLERGAHQQIGTAETADVLDLASRTTSGQPFQSYFSGNVIQICPVGALTSAAYRFRSRPFDLVSSPSVCEHCSSGCAERTDFRRGKVQRKLAGDDPEVNEEWICDKGRFAFRYTGADDRIRRPLVRNAASGELEEASWTDALRIAAAGLTEARSNGGVGVLPGGRLTVEDAYAYSKFARVALHTNDVDFRARPHSAEELAFLTSRVVGVTAESGVTFGEIERARTVLCVAFEPEDEAPIVFLRLRKAARKNRTRVVHLGQWTTSSVRKTFGELLACVPGQEAAAIDGIAKHAPDLDEALRGDGSVVLVGERAAQVPGLFSALQDLVERTGVRLAWIPRRAGDRGALQAGCVPTLLPGGRRVTDDAARVAVENAWGVPVPATPGRDTTGILEAASGRELGGLVVGGVDPYDLPDPELALRALDTAGFVVSLELRHSAVTERADVVLPVAASDEKAGSYLNWEGRTRPFDVTLEGTGALPDCRVLDTLAVEMDADLFTQTPAAARGDFEKLGKASALNWSHVAVEVPAPVTPGAGQAVLSTWRQLIDNGSLQDGEPHLKGTQRTPVARLSAKTAEGLGVTVKVSTERGAITLPVEIADLPDGVVWLPGNSDGSAVFKTLGAGHGALVNLAGGEQ
- the nuoF gene encoding NADH-quinone oxidoreductase subunit NuoF — encoded protein: MADPITPVLTKRWLSPNSWQIGTYEALEGYTAVRKALAGTPEQLVQVVKDSGLRGRGGAGFPAGIKWSFMPPNFDKPHYLVINADEGEPGTCKDIPLMMADPHSLIEGCIIASYAMRSNHCFIYVRGEALHCIRRLNAAVREAEAAGYLGENILGSGFDLKITVHAGAGAYICGEETALLDSLEGRRGQPRLKPPFPAAAGLYAAPTTVNNVETIASAPFIVNGGSSWFREMGREKSPGPKIYSISGHVEKPGQYECPLGTTLRELLDMAGGMKDGIPLKFWTPGGSSTPMFTAEHLDVPLDFEGAAEAGSMLGTTAVQVFNETVSVPWAVMKWTQFYEHESCGKCTPCREGTYWLAQILERMVEGHGTEEDIDTLLDVCDNILGRSFCALGDGAVSPIQSGIKYFRDEFLALCESTKRELVGAQAS
- the nuoE gene encoding NADH-quinone oxidoreductase subunit NuoE, with amino-acid sequence MSTAVPEPGSKDAVTTHAAAGPDVDVVAIAPDPAAAAGIIEDTPLEDVFDAGTTAQAQEIISRYPVSRSALLPMLHLVQSVQGYVSQEGIAFCAKQLDLSDAEVSAVATFYTMYKRKPCGEHLVSVCTNTLCAAMGGDAIYKKLQAHLGSEEEPLGHNETAGTPNELGSITLEHAECLAACDLAPVIQVNYEYFDNQTEDKAVALVDALRAGKKPAPTRGAPLSSFKGAELQLAGFFPEDERQYRADVDGPSQAVETLRGAKLAQDRGWVAPVASDVPLPEVEKK